TCTCGATGAACCAGCGCATCCGTTTGGTGAAGCCGGGGAGGCGGTCGAGTTCATTTCGTTCCAGGACTTCCACCGCGATCAGCGGCAACAGCCCGACGATCGAGCGGACCTTCAGGGCGACGGGTTCGCCGTTCACATGCAGATGGTCGTAATAAAACCCGTCTTCTTCCTCCCACAAGCCGGTTCCGTCGAGGTTGTTCAACGCGTCTGCGATCGCCACGAAGTGCTCGAAGAACTTGGACGCCACATCTTCATACGCCAGGTCCTCCTGGGCCAGTTCAATGGCCATCGCCAGCATCGTGAGACAGTAGAAGGCCATCCAGGCCGTGCCGTCCGCCTGCTCCAAGTGGCCGCCGGTGGGGAGCGGCTTGGAGCGGTCGAACACGCCGATGTTGTCGAGCCCCAGAAATCCCCCCGAGAAAAGATGTCGGCCGCGCACGTCCTTGCGGTTGACCCACCAGGTGAAATTGATGAGCAGCTTCTGGAACGCCCGGGTGAGAAACACGCGGTCGCGCTTGCCCCGCTGCGCCGTGATCTTGTACACGCGCCAGCAGGCCCAGGCGTGGACGGGCGGGTTCGCGTCGGCGAACGCGAACTCATAGGCCGGCATCTCGCCGTTCGGGTGCATGTACCACTCGCGCAAAAACAAGATGAGTTGGACCTTGGCGAACTCCGGATCGATCCGCGCGAACGGGATCATGTGGAAGGCCAGGTCCCAGACCGCGTACCAGGGGAACTCCCACTTGTCCGGCATCGAAATGACATCGCGGTTGTAGAGATGCATCCAGTCGCTGTTCCGGCCCAGGCGCCGCGAGGGGGGCGGGGGAGGCTGGGACGGATCGCCGTCCAGCCAGTCTTTGACGACATAGAAGTAAAACTGCTTGGTCCACAGGAGGCCGGCGTAGGCCTGGCGCGCCACGCGGCGCTCCTCGTCGGACAGAGCCGGCGGGATCACGGCGGCGTAGAACTCGTCGGCTTCCCGGATCCGCTCGTCAAAGAGGCGGTCGAACTCCCGCGCGAACGGCGACGCCGTCGCGGCTTCCTCTCGGCAAAGCCGTAAGCGCACGACCTGCTGTTGTCCCGCCGGCACATCGAGACGATACAGGGCGGCGACTTTGGTCCCGACGCCGGCCGGATTGACTGCGCCGGTTCGACTGTGAACGACAAACTCGTGAAACGCGTCCTTGACGTGCGGCGAAGAATTCGCCGTTCCGAACAAGCGGGCCGTGTTGGTCTCGTTCTCGGTGAACAGGAACTCCGGGCCGTGCCGGCCGGCGGCCGATTCGGCGATGAAACGGAACCGTCCCAGCTCGTGGTGGTCGGTCAGGACCGCCGTGTCGTTCGCGCGGACGATCTGCGGCTTGGGGCCGTACCCCTCTCCGAAGCGGCCCCAAGCCCAGATATTGCGGAACCAGAGGGTCGGCAGCAGATGGAGCGTCGCCGGCTCCGGGCCTCGGTTGGCGATCGTGAGGCGGATCAGGAGATCGTCGGGCGAGGCCTTGGCGTACTCCGCGAACACGTCCCAGTAGCGGTTGTCGTCGAAGATGCCGGTGTCCGGCAGCTCGAACTCGGGTTCGTCCTTTCCACGGCGGCGGTTCTCCTCGACCAGACGCGTGTAGGGAAATTCCGCGTGAGGATACTTGTAGAGGGCCTTCATGTAGGAATGCGTCGGGGTCGAGTCGAGATAGAAATAGCATTCCTTCACGTCCTCTCCGTGATTGCCTTCCGGGCCGGACAAGCCGAACAGCCGCTCTTTGAGAATCGGGTCGCGTCCGTTCCAGAGGGCGAGCGCGAAGCACAATCGGCAACGCCGGTCGCAGACGCCGAGCAGGCCGTCTTCGCCCCAGCGGTACGCGCGGCTGCGTGCATGGTCGTGGGGAAAATAGTCCCAACAGGTCCCGTCGGCCGAGTAGTCCTCCCGCACGGTCCCCCACTGCCGTTCCGAGAGATAGGGTCCCCACCGTGTCCAGTAGCGTGTTCGCTCCGCGTCCTCGGCGAGACGCTTCCACTCGGCGCCGCGCGATTTCGGTTTGGCCATGTGCTCCCCGCTCTACTTCATCGCGCTCCTGGCCCGCGCGACCGCTTTTTGCGCCCGCTTGGTGATCGTCTTGCGGGCTTTCCGGGCGGTCTTCTTGACCTTCTTCGTAGCCTTGCGCTTCAGGGCTTTGGCTTTCTTGCCGGCTTTATCCATAAGGCTGCCCATGAGTGTCCTCCTTCCGCGGATTTTACGAGGGAGATTTATTTCGTCGCCTCCTTGGCCTTCTCGACGGCTTCCTGCGCCGTCTCCTTGACCTGCTCCGCTCCTTCTTGTGCCTTTTCGGCCGCTTTCTCCGCCGCCGCCTCCACCTTCTCCTTGCCTTCCTGCATCGTCTGCCCGGCCTTCTCGACCGCTTCATCGACCTTCTTGCCGGCTTTCTCCGCCGGCCCTTCCTGTTTGCACCCAATTCCGACGCACAGCACCGCAGACGCCAAAAGAACCGTGAAACCTCGATACACGCTGCTCATGGCTACCTCCTTTCCCCCGACCATCGCCCCGTTATTCATGCGTTTCGCCGCTTCCTGAAAGGTCTCTCTTTGCATGAAGCACCCCCTCACCCTAACCCTCTCCCTCCGGGGAGAGGGAAGTTTCGTACTCTTTCCCTCTAGCGCGCTAGAGGTGGAAGTCAGGGGGGTGTTGCTTTTCCCCCGGGATCCGGCGCAGCACCGCCCGGGCCGGCGCGCCGTCGCTTTGGGCGATTTTGATCGGCAGACAGATCAAGTCGTACTCGCCCGGACGGACGCGCGACAGGTCCAACCCCTCGATGATCCAGACGCCGGCCTTCAACAGCGCACGGTGCACCTCGGGCCCGTTCTTCTCGTAGCCGCCGACGGACAAGTAATCGACGCCGACGGTCCGCACCCGGCGCGCGGCGAGGAACTCGCCGGCTTCCGTGGACAGATACACGAACTCCTTGGTGAAGGCGTCCGTCTTCCAGACTCGGGCGGAATTGCGTGTCTTGAACAGGATGCGCTCGCCGCGACGAATCCGGTGCGGGCACAATTCCTCCACGGTGATGCACTCGGGATCGCGGATGGCGATGACGCGGGCCGGCCCGATCACGGCCGACAGCGGCATCTCGTCCAATCCTTTCCCGCCGCGGAGGAAATGAACCGGCGCGTCCATGTGCGTGCCGCTATGGGCCCCCATTAAGATCATCGAGAGCGTGCACTCGTCCCCCTGTTTTATGTCCAGGATGCGCGCGATCCGGACCGGCGGATTATCGGGCCAATGCGCCATGCCCGTCCGAAACGCCACCGACACGTCGATCCACGCCGACGCCATTTCACGCGGTCCTTCCGGCTTTCTTCAGCAACCGGGCCAAGTTAACTCCGCTGGCGATCACCCCGATGTGGCTGAAGGCCTGCGGATAGTTGCCGAGAAACGCTCCGGTCGCCGGATCGATTTCTTCCGGCAGCAACCCCAACCCGTTGGCCCTGGCGCAGAGCGAATCGTAGAGGTCCATCGCGTCATCGAGCCGCCCTTGCTTGGCCAGATTGTCCACCAGCCAGAAACTGCAGAGGAGAAACGCGCCCTCATGGCCCGCCAGGCCGTCGGGCGAGACCTCGGGCAGGTAGCGGTACAGCAGTCCGTGACCGGCCCCCAGACGTTCGGCGATCGCGGCCGTGGTCGCGACCATCTTCGGATGATCCGCCGGCACGACCCGGCGCAGCGGCAGCGTCAGCAAGCTGGCATCCAGTCCGCCTCCGCCCAGATGTTCGGTGAGGGACTTGATGTTCTTGTCCCACGCCTCCTCCAGAATGACGCGGCCGATGCCCTCGGTCGCGGCGCGCCATTCCTTCACGTCGCCGGGAAGCTGAAAGCGCTCCGCCAGCCGGACGGCGCGGTCCAGCGCCACCTGGCAGAGCGCGGCGGAGTAGGTGAACAGGCGTCCGTTCGTCCGGACTTCCCAGATGCCGTGATCGGGCGTCCGCCATTCGCGACGGGCGGCGTCGGCGAGTTTCCGCAGCCGTTCCCACAGCGCCGGATCGATCCGGCCGTGGTGGGCCGCCCACTGATACGCGCAATCCATGATTTCGCCGTACACGTCGTGTTGGCGTTGGTCCGCCGCCGCGTTGCCCCAGCGCACCGGGCGCGACCGGCGATAGCCTTCCAACTCCGCATCCACCCGTTCGGGCGGTGGGGCCTTGCCGTCCAGGCCGTACAGCACCTTCGGCCGCCCGTCCCGGTCCACCGCGTCCAGGACCCAGCCGAGAAAGCCGGCCGCTTCCTGCGACAGCCCGATACGATGCAGCGCATAGACCGAAAACGCCGCGTCCCGGATCCAGGCGTAGCGATAATCCCAGTTACGCGGGCCGCCGATCGCTTCCGGCAACGACGAGGTCGGCGCGGCGACGATGGCGCCGTTTTCGAAGTGATCGAGCAGCTTGAGCGTGATGGCCGAGCGGCGCACGAGCGCCTCCTGGGGGCCCTGGTAGTCCACATGCCGCATCCAGCGGCGCCACGTGTCGTGCGTGTTCCGGAGCAACTCGTCGTAATCGACGGCGTGGTGATGATGGGCGCCGGTCCAGCGCAACAGCAGGTGGACGGACCGGCCGGCCTGCAGCGCGTGCACCGTGCGCAGCCCCTTGAGCGGAACCGTCGAGGAGAGATGCAGACCGAGATCGGACCGGCCTTTGCAGCGGATCGCCAATCCGTCGCCGCGCGGTTCGGCCTCCGCGCCGCCGCGGGGGACGATTTCGACGCGGAGCCGTACCTGTCCCTCGAGCACGGTCGCGCTCCGGAGAAGTTCGCGCCTGGTCGCCGGCTGGTCTTCCGCGAGATCAGCGCCGGATCGCAGCGGAAACGCGTCGGTGACCCTGAGCATGCCCGTGGCCGTGCGCATCTCCGTGACGAGGACCGCGCTGTCCGGTTCGTACGACTGCCGCGCTTCGCGCACCCCCTCCGGCGCCACCGTGAAGGCGCCGCCGCGGGCGGCGTCGAGGAGGCGACAAAACAGAGGCGGGGAGTCGAAGCGCGGCACGCACAGCCAGGAGACGGCGCCGTCGCGGCCGACCAGCGCGGCGGTCGCCCCGTCGCCGATCAGGCCGTGATCCTCGATCGGCAGATACCCGTCGATCGGACCGAGCGGCGACCACCGCGTCATGCGAACGATCCTCCCTCGGCTGTACAGTTGTGGGTGTGGCGCAAGGGCTTATCTTCTCGCCGCGGCTCGATCGCCAAACCTTCGGGCGGTGACGTCGGGCCCCTCCGATCCGGCCGGATAGTCCTGCAGCGGAACGCCTCCTCCGGCCCAGACGTCGAGGATCGGCTCGACGATGCGCCAGGACTCTTCCGCCTCGTCGTCGCGGATCGACAGCAGGGGATCGCCCTTGAGCACATCGAGCAACAGGCGCCCGTACGCCGGAAGGCTCGGAGAAGGCAACACGGTGTCCAATTCCGCGCGTTCCAGCCCGAAGAGATCGCCGGGGCTGTTGATGTTGACGCCGAGCGTGATGCGGTCCGGGTCGAGCTCCAAGCGCAACACGTTCGGTCTGGGATCGTCCTCTTGCCCGAAAGCCAGATGGGGCACCGGTCTGAAGTGAACGGCGATCTCGCGACGGTCTTGCGTGAGGGCCTTTCCCGTCCGGAGCGTGAAGGGGACTCCCGCCCACCGCCAGTTGTCGACCATCAACGTCACCTGGGCGAAGGTTTCGGTCCCGCGCTGAGGATCGACGCCTTCTTCCTGGACATACGCGAGAATTTCGCGCTCGCCGATCGCCCCGCGGCCGTACCGGCCGCGGACCGTCCGCCGGATGACTTCGTCGGGAGAGAGGCGGCGGACCGCCTGCAGGACATCCACTTTGCGGTCGCGCAGGATCCGTTCGTTGAGCGTGTGGAGCGGCTCCATGGCGATCAGCGCGAGCAACTGCAGCAAATGGTTCTGCACCATGTCGCGCAAGGCCCCGGTGCCGTCGTAGAACGACGCCCGGCCCGCCGCCGTGAGGGTCTCGTCCCAGACGATGTCGATCCGTTCGACGTGCTGGGAGTTCCACAGGGGCTCGAAGATCCGATTGGCGAACCGCAGCCCAAGAATGTTCTGCACCGTCTGTTTGCCCAGGAAATGGTCGAGCCGGAAGACGGCTTCCTCGGGAAACGACTCATGCAGCAAGCGGTTCAAGGCTTGGGCGCTCTCGAGGTTCTGCCCGAACGGCTTCTCCAGGACGATCTTGCCGCCCTTCGGCGGGCCGAGCGCCGCCAGCGCCTCGACCGTCGGTCGAAACAGCGCGGGGGGAAGAGCCAGATAGGCCACGAAGGGTTCCGTCACCGACCCGAGC
The DNA window shown above is from Nitrospirota bacterium and carries:
- a CDS encoding glucosidase codes for the protein MAKPKSRGAEWKRLAEDAERTRYWTRWGPYLSERQWGTVREDYSADGTCWDYFPHDHARSRAYRWGEDGLLGVCDRRCRLCFALALWNGRDPILKERLFGLSGPEGNHGEDVKECYFYLDSTPTHSYMKALYKYPHAEFPYTRLVEENRRRGKDEPEFELPDTGIFDDNRYWDVFAEYAKASPDDLLIRLTIANRGPEPATLHLLPTLWFRNIWAWGRFGEGYGPKPQIVRANDTAVLTDHHELGRFRFIAESAAGRHGPEFLFTENETNTARLFGTANSSPHVKDAFHEFVVHSRTGAVNPAGVGTKVAALYRLDVPAGQQQVVRLRLCREEAATASPFAREFDRLFDERIREADEFYAAVIPPALSDEERRVARQAYAGLLWTKQFYFYVVKDWLDGDPSQPPPPPSRRLGRNSDWMHLYNRDVISMPDKWEFPWYAVWDLAFHMIPFARIDPEFAKVQLILFLREWYMHPNGEMPAYEFAFADANPPVHAWACWRVYKITAQRGKRDRVFLTRAFQKLLINFTWWVNRKDVRGRHLFSGGFLGLDNIGVFDRSKPLPTGGHLEQADGTAWMAFYCLTMLAMAIELAQEDLAYEDVASKFFEHFVAIADALNNLDGTGLWEEEDGFYYDHLHVNGEPVALKVRSIVGLLPLIAVEVLERNELDRLPGFTKRMRWFIENRQDLHRQISYMESLKDASHDRLLLAIPSRARLERVLSYTLDEHEFLAPFGIRSLSRAHLEHPYVFQAEGNEYRVAYVPGESDNDLFGGNSNWRGPVWFPLNYLLIEALERYHHFYGDGLLVDYPTGSGRKKSLREIALLLAERLAATFHPDDRGLSPWQGEDRRFADDPHWRALTLFHEYFDGDTGRGCGASHQTGWTALVIRCLEDLARSRRQKARG
- a CDS encoding glucose-6-phosphate dehydrogenase, with amino-acid sequence MIRRLVIFGASGDLTSRFLVPALARLQQGGMLPDGVHVLGLARDDWDTEAFRRRIEEKLEYTSPPVYPSSRKDILSILEYRRADVTDRRQIANALGSVTEPFVAYLALPPALFRPTVEALAALGPPKGGKIVLEKPFGQNLESAQALNRLLHESFPEEAVFRLDHFLGKQTVQNILGLRFANRIFEPLWNSQHVERIDIVWDETLTAAGRASFYDGTGALRDMVQNHLLQLLALIAMEPLHTLNERILRDRKVDVLQAVRRLSPDEVIRRTVRGRYGRGAIGEREILAYVQEEGVDPQRGTETFAQVTLMVDNWRWAGVPFTLRTGKALTQDRREIAVHFRPVPHLAFGQEDDPRPNVLRLELDPDRITLGVNINSPGDLFGLERAELDTVLPSPSLPAYGRLLLDVLKGDPLLSIRDDEAEESWRIVEPILDVWAGGGVPLQDYPAGSEGPDVTARRFGDRAAARR
- a CDS encoding cyclase family protein gives rise to the protein MASAWIDVSVAFRTGMAHWPDNPPVRIARILDIKQGDECTLSMILMGAHSGTHMDAPVHFLRGGKGLDEMPLSAVIGPARVIAIRDPECITVEELCPHRIRRGERILFKTRNSARVWKTDAFTKEFVYLSTEAGEFLAARRVRTVGVDYLSVGGYEKNGPEVHRALLKAGVWIIEGLDLSRVRPGEYDLICLPIKIAQSDGAPARAVLRRIPGEKQHPPDFHL
- a CDS encoding glycoside hydrolase family 15 protein, giving the protein MTRWSPLGPIDGYLPIEDHGLIGDGATAALVGRDGAVSWLCVPRFDSPPLFCRLLDAARGGAFTVAPEGVREARQSYEPDSAVLVTEMRTATGMLRVTDAFPLRSGADLAEDQPATRRELLRSATVLEGQVRLRVEIVPRGGAEAEPRGDGLAIRCKGRSDLGLHLSSTVPLKGLRTVHALQAGRSVHLLLRWTGAHHHHAVDYDELLRNTHDTWRRWMRHVDYQGPQEALVRRSAITLKLLDHFENGAIVAAPTSSLPEAIGGPRNWDYRYAWIRDAAFSVYALHRIGLSQEAAGFLGWVLDAVDRDGRPKVLYGLDGKAPPPERVDAELEGYRRSRPVRWGNAAADQRQHDVYGEIMDCAYQWAAHHGRIDPALWERLRKLADAARREWRTPDHGIWEVRTNGRLFTYSAALCQVALDRAVRLAERFQLPGDVKEWRAATEGIGRVILEEAWDKNIKSLTEHLGGGGLDASLLTLPLRRVVPADHPKMVATTAAIAERLGAGHGLLYRYLPEVSPDGLAGHEGAFLLCSFWLVDNLAKQGRLDDAMDLYDSLCARANGLGLLPEEIDPATGAFLGNYPQAFSHIGVIASGVNLARLLKKAGRTA